Within Bacillus sp. FJAT-45350, the genomic segment CTTACACTGAAAGGGGAATTTAATATGGATACTAAAAACAATTCAAACGCTGGAGGCTGCCCGTTTAGTCACGGAGCCGCAACTAGTAACCAATCTAGTGGTACGACAAATAAAGACTGGTGGCCAAATCAGTTAAACTTAAATATTTTACATCAGCATGATAGAAAATCTAACCCTATGGGAGAAGACTTTGATTATACGGAAGAGTTTACTAAATTAGATTACGATGCACTTAAGCAGGACCTTCACGATTTAATGACAGATAGTCAAGACTGGTGGCCTGCTGATTACGGTCATTATGGTCCATTCTTTATCCGTATGGCATGGCATGCAGCAGGTACTTATCGTACAGGTGACGGCCGTGGTGGCGGTGGAACTGGTGCACAACGCTTTGCTCCACTTAATAGTTGGCCTGACAATGGTAACCTTGATAAAGCTCGTAGACTACTTTGGCCGATTAAGCAAAAGTATGGAAACAAAATTTCTTGGGCTGACTTACTCCTTCTAACAGGAAATGTTGCGATTGAATCAATGGGTGGCAAGACAGTTGGTTTCGGCGGAGGACGCGCAGACATTTGGCACCCTGAAGAGGACATCTACTGGGGTAATGAAACTGAATGGTTAGATGATAAACGTTATTCTGGCGATCGTGAACTTGAAAATCCACTTGCAGCTGTTCAAATGGGTCTTATCTATGTTAATCCAGAAGGCCCTAACGGTAATCCTGATCCCCTTGCAAGTGCAAAAGATATTCGCGAAACGTTTGCCCGTATGGGAATGAATGATGAAGAAACAGTTGCACTAACTGCAGGTGGGCATACTTTCGGTAAGGCTCATGGTGCAGGAGATGCTGCTCATGTTGGTCCAGAACCAGAAGCTGCTCCTCTTGAAGCACAAGGCTTCGGTTGGGAAAGCACACACGGTAGCGGTAAAGGCCGTGACACAATCACTAGCGGAATTGAAGGAGCTTGGACTGCTAACCCGACACAATGGGATAATGGTTACTTTGATTTATTGTTTGGATATCAATGGTGGCTTACAAAGAGTCCAGCAGGTGCCTATCAGTGGCTTGCAGTAAATCCTGATGAAAAAGATCTTGCACCCGATGCAGAAGATCCATCCGTTCGTGTTCCGACTATGATGACGACAGCGGATATGGCATTACGTTATGACCCGGAATACGAAAAGATTTCTCGACGTTTCCATGAGAACCCAGAGGAGTTTAAAGATGTATTTGCTCGTGCATGGTTCAAACTATTACATCGTGACATGGGTCCTCGTGAAAGATATCTAGGGCCAGAAGTTCCAGAAGAAGATTTTATCTGGCAAGATCCTATACCAACTGTTGATTATGTATTATCAGATGCAGAAGCAAATGAGCTTAAAGAAAAAATCTTAAACTCAGGACTTTCTGTCAGCGAGTTAGTGTCTACTGCTTGGGCTTCTGCTAGTACGTTCCGTGGTTCAGATATGCGTGGTGGTGCGAATGGTGCCCGCATCCGTCTTGCTCCACAAAAGGACTGGGAAGTTAATCAGCCGGATCAACTTTCAAAAGTACTCACTGTACTAGAAGATATTCAAAAATCTCTAGATAAGAAAGTAAGCTTGGCTGACTTAATTGTTCTAGGAGGTAGTGCCGCAGTTGAAAAAGCAGCACTTGACGCAGGCTTTGATGTAACTGTTCCATTTGCTCCTGGACGTGGGGATGCTACTCAAGAACAAACTGATGCAGAAAGCTTTGACGTACTAGAACCTGTCGCTGATGGATTCCGCAACTATCAGAAAAAGCAGTATAGTGTAAGTGCAGAAGAACTACTAGTAGACAAGGCACAACTACTAAACCTTACTGCACCAGAAATGACTGCACTTATTGGTGGTATGCGTGTTCTAGGTACTAACTACGGTGATACACAACACGGTGTATTCACAGAACGTGTAGGCACACTTTCTAATGACTTCTTTGTTAACTTGCTTGATATGGGTATAGCTTGGAAGCCTGTAGACGCTAACGTTTACGAAGGACGTGACCGTAAGACTGGAGAAGTCGTGCGAACGGCAACTAGAGTTGACCTAGTGTTCGGTTCAAACTCCGTACTACGTGCGCTTGCAGAGGTTTATGCTCAAGACGATAACAAAGGTAAATTTGTAAGTGACTTTATCGCTGCCTGGGTTAAGGTAATGAACGCAGACCGCTTCGCCCTTACTTCTGACCTTAAAAAATCTCAACTAACAGGTAATTAATTGTACGAGGTAACCGCCATCATATTGATGGCGGTTTTTCTTTCAATAATATAAAAAAGAAGTCCATTAATGAGCCGACTGAAAAAGTGTGAACTTCACTTTTCCAATCGGTTTTAAGTAATGTGCGGAACCGTTGCCTCTTTTAAAAAGCCTGCTATGAGTTAAACCGACTCATAGCAGGCTTGCAACGTGTGGAGCCATTACTTCTTCTTGAATACTCTACCT encodes:
- the katG gene encoding catalase/peroxidase HPI; protein product: MDTKNNSNAGGCPFSHGAATSNQSSGTTNKDWWPNQLNLNILHQHDRKSNPMGEDFDYTEEFTKLDYDALKQDLHDLMTDSQDWWPADYGHYGPFFIRMAWHAAGTYRTGDGRGGGGTGAQRFAPLNSWPDNGNLDKARRLLWPIKQKYGNKISWADLLLLTGNVAIESMGGKTVGFGGGRADIWHPEEDIYWGNETEWLDDKRYSGDRELENPLAAVQMGLIYVNPEGPNGNPDPLASAKDIRETFARMGMNDEETVALTAGGHTFGKAHGAGDAAHVGPEPEAAPLEAQGFGWESTHGSGKGRDTITSGIEGAWTANPTQWDNGYFDLLFGYQWWLTKSPAGAYQWLAVNPDEKDLAPDAEDPSVRVPTMMTTADMALRYDPEYEKISRRFHENPEEFKDVFARAWFKLLHRDMGPRERYLGPEVPEEDFIWQDPIPTVDYVLSDAEANELKEKILNSGLSVSELVSTAWASASTFRGSDMRGGANGARIRLAPQKDWEVNQPDQLSKVLTVLEDIQKSLDKKVSLADLIVLGGSAAVEKAALDAGFDVTVPFAPGRGDATQEQTDAESFDVLEPVADGFRNYQKKQYSVSAEELLVDKAQLLNLTAPEMTALIGGMRVLGTNYGDTQHGVFTERVGTLSNDFFVNLLDMGIAWKPVDANVYEGRDRKTGEVVRTATRVDLVFGSNSVLRALAEVYAQDDNKGKFVSDFIAAWVKVMNADRFALTSDLKKSQLTGN